One stretch of Corvus hawaiiensis isolate bCorHaw1 chromosome 1, bCorHaw1.pri.cur, whole genome shotgun sequence DNA includes these proteins:
- the SCN4A gene encoding sodium channel protein type 4 subunit alpha — MAGLPHIPGPENLRPFTPASLAAIEQRMAEAEALRIKRQQVEMPEEEEVKPSSDLEAGKNLPLIYGDPPLELIGIPLEDLDPFYKNKKTFIVLNKGKSIFRFSATPALYMLGPFHPIRRGAIKVLIHSLFSMFIMITILTNCVFMTLSNPPAWSKNVEYTFTGIYTFESLIKILSRGFCIDDFTFLRDPWNWLDFMVISMAYITEFVDLGNISALRTFRVLRALKTITVIPGLKTIVGALIQSVKKLSDVMILTVFCLSVFALIGLQLFMGNLRQKCVRWPPPNITFLEDLGLDNNTLVNSTFYNFMDDFTENFTGEFTGNFTGNFTSNSTFDFEAYINDEGNYYFLEGALDALLCGNSSDAGKCPEGYECMKAGRNPNYGYTSYDTFSWAFLALFRLMTQDYWENLFQLTLRAAGKTYMIFFVVVIFLGSFYLINLILAVVAMAYAEQNDATMLEEQQKEEEFQQLLEQLKKQQEEQEKQLQERTSSSDSLPSSVAGKGHDSDLNSDQDKAKDCNGQVVPKITLQRSNTVIDFNPTYEPEKSDLSHLTVGNQEGPGLEKRVGSAISVISNAVEELEEAHQKCPPWWYKFAHTFLVWNCCPPWVKLKEFVKLVVMDPFVDLGITICIVLNTLFMAMEHYPMTEEFENVLSVGNLVFTGIFTAEMVLKLIALDPYEYFQQGWNIFDSFIVTLSLVELGLANVQGLSVLRSFRLLRVFKLAKSWPTLNMLIKIIGNSVGALGNLTLVLAIIVFIFAVVGMQLFGKSYIECVCKISVDCTLPRWHMNDFFHSFLIVFRILCGEWIETMWDCMEVAGQTMCLIVFMMVMVIGNLVVLNLFLALLLSSFSADSLAASDDDGEMNNLQIAIGRITHGIAFAKATLLALLRRLWKGKKVAPEEEQDPSKRDNSVLNHVDTAPEPKPGYLDGITGKEHIFMDELDHMNFINNPNLTVQVPIASEESDLYEETSTQSDTEDTTKNPLSSDNASSVCSTVDYKPPAPEEEEVAEAAEESNEPEECFTEGCVKRFPCLYVDITSEKGKIWWNLRKTCFRIVEHDWFETFIVFMILLSSGALAFEDIYIEQHKVIRTILEYADKVFSYVFVIEMLLKWVAYGFKVYFTNAWCWLDFLIVDVSLISLTANWLGYSELGAIKSLRTLRALRPLRALSRFEGMRVVVNALLGAIPSIMNVLLVCLIFWLIFSIMGVNLFAGKYYRCVNTTTGELFDIDVVNNKSDCMALLHTKEVRWVNVKVNFDNVGLGYLSLLQVATFKGWMDIMYAAVDSREIEEQPQYEINLYMYIYFVIFIIFGAFFTLNLFIGVIIDNFNQQKKKFGGKDIFMTEEQKKYYNAMKKLGSKKPQKPIPRPSNKFQGKVFDFVTKQVFDITIMILICLNMVTMMVETDDQSELKTSVLYKINLVFIVIFTGECVLKMFALRYYYFTVGWNIFDFVVVILSILGIVLSDIIEKYFVSPTLFRVIRLARIGRVLRLIRGAKGIRTLLFALMMSLPALFNIGLLLFLVMFIYSIFGMSNFAYVKKESGIDDIFNFETFGNSMICLFQITTSAGWDGLLNPILNSGPPDCDPELENPGSSVKGDCGNPSIGIFFFCSYIIISFLIVVNMYIAIILENFNVATEESSEPLCEDDFEMFYETWEKFDPDATQFIAYSTLSDFVDTLQEPLRIPKPNKIKLVTMDLPMVAGDKIHCLDILFALTKEVLGDSGEMDALKATMEEKFMAANPSKVSYEPITTTLKRKHEEVCATKIQRAFRRYLLRRSVKQASYMYRHSQDPLGEDAPEKEGLIATKMQEIYGNTGTDVETAPALGLEPIPSSETRQDAPEEARAWDKERVVKESLV, encoded by the exons ATGGCCGGCCTGCCGCACATCCCGGGCCCCGAAAACCTGCGCCCCTTCACCCCGGCCTCGCTGGCCGCCATCGAGCAGCGCATGGCCGAGGCCGAGGCGCTCCGGATAAAGCGGCAGCAGGTGGAGATGCCCGAGGAAGAGGAGGTCAAGCCCAGCAGTGACCTGGAAGCCGGCAAGAACCTGCCCCTCATCTATGGTGACCCACCCCTGGAGCTCATCGGGATCCCCCTGGAGGACCTGGACCCTTTCTACAAGAACAAGAAG ACGTTCATAGTCCTCAACAAGGGCAAGTCCATCTTCCGCTTCTCGGCCACCCCTGCCCTCTACATGCTGGGGCCCTTCCACCCCATCCGCAGAGGAGCCATCAAAGTCCTCATCCATTC attattcagCATGTTCATCATGATCACCATTTTAACCAACTGCGTGTTTATGACGCTGAGCAACCCCCCGGCATGGTCCAAGAACGTGGA ATACACCTTCACTGGGATCTACACCTTCGAGTCTCTCATCAAGATCCTGTCGAGAGGCTTCTGCATCGATGACTTCACATTCCTGCGTGACCCGTGGAACTGGCTGGACTTCATGGTCATCTCCATGGC CTACATTACCGAGTTCGTGGACCTGGGGAACATCTCCGCTCTCAGGACCTTCCGTGTCCTCCGTGCCTTGAAAACCATCACGGTGATACCAG GGCTGAAGACGATCGTGGGGGCTCTGATCCAGTCGGTGAAGAAGCTCTCGGACGTGATGATCCTCACGGTTTTCTGCCTGAGCGTCTTCGCCCTCATCGGCCTCCAGCTCTTCATGGGCAACCTCCGGCAGAAGTGTGTGCGGTGGCCACCCCCCAACATCACCTTCCtggaggatttgggattggaCAACAACACCTTGGTCAACTCAACCTTCTACAACTTCATGGATGACTTCACCGAGAACTTCACTGGGGAATTCACTGGGAACTTCACCGGGAACTTCACCAGCAACAGCACCTTTGACTTCGAGGCCTACATCAACGACGAAG GGAATTACTACTTCCTGGAGGGAGCCCTCGACGCGCTGCTCTGTGGGAACAGCAGCGACGCCGG GAAGTGCCCCGAGGGCTACGAGTGCATGAAGGCCGGGAGGAACCCCAACTACGGCTACACCAGCTACGACACCTTCAGCTGGGCCTTCCTGGCCCTCTTCCGCCTCATGACCCAGGACTACTGGGAGAACCTCTTCCAGCTG ACACTGCGGGCAGCAGGGAAAACCTACATGATCTTCTTCGTGGTGGTCATCTTCCTGGGCTCCTTCTACCTCATCAACCTCATCCTGGCCGTGGTGGCCATGGCTTACGCCGAGCAGAATGACGCCACcatgctggaggagcagcagaaggaggaggaattccagcagctcctggagcagctgaagaagcagcaagaggagcaggaaaagcag TTGCAGGAGCGCACGTCCAGCAGCgattccctgcccagcagcgTGGCTGGAAAGGGGCACGACTCGGACCTCAACAGTGACCAGGACAAGGCCAAGGACTGCAACGGGCAGGTGGTGCCCAAGATCACCCTGCAGAGATCCAACACCGTGATCGAT ttCAACCCCACCTATGAGCCAGAGAAGTCGGACCTCAGTCACCTCACTGTGGGCAACCAAGAAGGGCCAGGGCTGGAGAAGAGGGTGGGAAGTGCCATCAGCGTCATCTCCAATGCTGTGGAAG AGCTGGAAGAAGCTCACCAGAAATGCCCACCCTGGTGGTACAAATTTGCCCACACATTCCTGGTCTGGAATTGCTGCCCTCCGTGGGTGAAGCTGAAGGAGTTTGTCAAGCTGGTGGTGATGGACCCCTTCGTGGACCTGGGCATCACCATCTGCATCGTGCTCAACACCCTCTTCATGGCCATGGAGCACTATCCCATGACGGAGGAGTTCGAGAACGTGCTGAGCGTGGGGAACCTG gtCTTCACAGGGATCTTCACGGCGGAGATGGTCCTGAAGCTCATTGCTCTGGATCCCTACGAGTAtttccagcagggctggaacatCTTCGACAGCTTCATCGTCACTCTGAGCCTGGTGGAGCTGGGCTTGGCCAACGTGCAGGGGCTCTCCGTGCTCCGCTCCTTCCGCCTG CTGAGGGTTTTCAAGCTGGCCAAGTCCTGGCCCACCCTCAACATGCTCATCAAGATCATCGGCAACTCCGTGGGCGCCCTGGGCAACCTCACGCTGGTCCTGGCCATCATCGTCTTCATCTTCGCCGTGGTGGGGATGCAGCTCTTCGGCAAGAGCTACATCGAGTGCGTGTGCAAGATCTCGGTGGACTGCACCCTGCCCCGCTGGCACATGAACGACTTCTTCCACTCCTTCCTCATTGTCTTCCGCATCCTCTGCGGGGAGTGGATCGAGACCATGTGGGACTGCATGGAGGTGGCCGGCCAGACCATGTGCCTCATCGTCTTCATGATGGTCATGGTCATCGGGAACCTCGTG GTGCTAAACCtgttcctggctctgctgctgagctcctTCAGTGCCGACAGCCTGGCGGCGTCAGACGACGACGGGGAGATGAACAACCTGCAGATCGCCATCGGCCGCATCACCCACGGCATCGCCTTCGCCAAGGCCACGCTGCTCGCGCTGCTCCGCCGGCTCTGGAAGGGCAAGAAGGTGGCaccagaggaagagcaggaccCCAGTAAAAGGGACAACTCCGTGCTCAACCATGTGGACACGGCCCCGGAGCCCAAGCCGGGGTACCTGGATGGTATCACAGGGAAGGAGCACATCTTCATGGATGAGCTGGACCACATGAACTTCATCAACAACCCTAACCTGACGGTGCAGGTCCCCATCGCCTCTGAGGAGTCCGACCTCTACGAGGAGACCAGCACCCAGTCCGACACTGAGGACACCACCAAG AACCCCCTGTCCAGCGACAACGCCTCGTCTGTGTGCAGCACAGTGGATTACAAACCCCCCGCgcccgaggaggaggaggtggccGAGGCGGCCGAGGAGAGCAACGAGCCCGAGGAATGTTTCACCGAAg gctgtgtgAAGAGGTTTCCCTGCCTCTACGTGGACATCACCAGTGAGAAGGGGAAGATTTGGTGGAACCTCAGGAAGACCTGCTTCCGCATCGTGGAGCATGACTGGTTCGAGACCTTCATCGTCTTCATGATCCTCCTCAGCAGTGGGGCACTG GCTTTCGAGGACATCTACATCGAGCAGCACAAGGTGATCCGCACCATCCTGGAATACGCAGACAAGGTCTTCTCCTACGTCTTCGTCATCGAGATGCTGCTCAAGTGGGTGGCCTACGGCTTCAAGGTGTACTTCACCAATGCCTGGTGCTGGCTGGATTTCCTCATTGTGGAT GTGTCCCTCATCAGCCTGACAGCAAACTGGCTGGGATACTCTGAGCTGGGAGCCATCAAATCCCTGCGGACACTGAGGGCTCTGCGACCCCTGCGTGCCCTGTCCCGGTTTGAGGGCATGAGG GTGGTGGTGAACGCCCTGCTGGGCGCCATCCCCTCCATCATGAACGTCCTGCTGGTCTGCCTCATCTTCTGGCTGATCTTCAGCATCATGGGGGTGAACCTGTTCGCGGGGAAGTACTACAGGTGTGTCAACACCACCACAGGCGAGCTCTTCGACATCGACGTGGTCAACAACAAGAGCGACTGCATGGCCCTGCTCCACACCAAGGAGGTCAGATGGGTCAACGTCAAGGTCAACTTCGACAACGTGGGCTTGGGAtacctgtccctgctgcaggtg GCAACCTTCAAAGGCTGGATGGACATCATGTACGCAGCCGTGGACTCACGCGAG ATTGAAGAGCAGCCGCAGTACGAGATCAACCTCTACATGTACATCTACTTTgtcatcttcatcatcttcgGTGCCTTCTTCACCCTGAACCTCTTCATCGGCGTCATCATCGACAACTTCaaccagcagaagaaaaag TTTGGAGGCAAAGACATCTTCATGACggaagagcagaagaaatacTACAATGCCATGAAGAAGCTGGGATCCAAGAAACCCCAGAAGCCCATCCCCAGGCCATCG AACAAATTCCAAGGGAAGGTGTTCGACTTCGTTACCAAGCAAGTGTTTGACATCACCATCATGATCCTGATTTGCCTGAACATGGTGACCATGATGGTGGAAACAGATGACCAGAGCGAGCTCAAAACCTCTGTCCTCTACAAGATAAACCTGGTCTTCATCGTCATCTTCACCGGGGAGTGCGTGCTCAAGATGTTTGCCCTGCGCTACTACTACTTCACTGTGGGCTGGAACATCTTCGACTTCGTGGTGGTCATCCTCTCCATCCTGG GTATTGTCCTCTCGGACATCATCGAGAAGTACTTTGTGTCCCCCACCCTCTTCAGGGTCATCCGGCTGGCGAGGATCGGCCGCGTGCTGCGGCTGATCCGAGGAGCCAAAGGCATCCGGACGCTCCTCTTTGCCCTGATGATGTCCCTGCCCGCCCTGTTCAACATCggcctcctgctcttcctcgtCATGTTCATCTACTCCATCTTCGGGATGTCCAACTTTGCCTACGTCAAGAAGGAGTCGGGGATCGATGACATCTTCAACTTCGAAACCTTCGGGAACAGCATGATCTGCCTCTTCCAGATCACCACGTCAGCGGGGTGGGATGGGCTCCTCAACCCCATCCTCAACAGCGGCCCCCCGGACTGCGACCCTGAGCTGGAGAACCCCGGGAGTTCTGTGAAAGGAGACTGCGGGAACCCCTCCATCGGCATCTTCTTCTTCTGCAGCTACATCATCATCTCCTTCCTCATCGTGGTGAACATGTACATCGCCATCATCCTGGAGAACTTCAACGTGGCCACGGAGGAGAGCAGCGAGCCCCTCTGCGAAGAcgattttgaaatgttttatgaaACTTGGGAGAAGTTTGACCCAGACGCCACCCAGTTCATCGCCTACAGCACCTTGTCTGACTTTGTGGACACCTTGCAGGAGCCACTCAGAATTCCCAAGCCCAACAAGATCAAACTCGTCACCATGGATCTACCAATGGTTGCTGGGGACAAAATCCACTGCCTAGACATCCTCTTTGCCCTGACTAAGGAAGTGCTGGGAGACTCGGGAGAGATGGATGCCCTGAAGGCCACCATGGAGGAGAAGTTCATGGCTGCCAACCCCTCGAAGGTTTCCTATGAACCCATCACCACCACCCTGAAGAGGAAACACGAGGAGGTCTGTGCTACCAAGATCCAGAGGGCTTTCCGGAGGTACCTCCTGAGGCGCTCGGTGAAGCAGGCGTCCTACATGTacaggcacagccaggaccCCCTGGGTGAGGACGCGCCTGAGAAGGAAGGGCTGATCGCCACCAAAATGCAGGAGATCTATGGGAACACTGGGACAGACGTGGAGACAGCCCCTGCCTTGGGCCTCGAGCCCATTCCCAGCTCAGAGACGCGCCAGGATGCTCCTGAGGAAGCACGAGCTTGGGATAAGGAACGCGTGGTGAAAGAGTCGCTGGTGTAG